The Diceros bicornis minor isolate mBicDic1 chromosome 37, mDicBic1.mat.cur, whole genome shotgun sequence genome segment TCTCACCTGGTGGTGGATGAGACAGGCCACCCGCCGGAAGTAGATGATGGGGTGAGTGGGCTGGAAGGCACAGTGCAGGGTCACGCGGGCCTTGCCCACCAGTGTCCCAAAGGTAGGTCTGATGCTGAAGACACTTTCCTGGCAGTCAATGGCAAACTGGAAGTGGGCCGTACAGTCCGACTTGTTCTCAATCCACAAGGGCTGCTCAGAGCGCTCCCCGAGGTTGACCCAGCTGAAGTTGACGCAGTAGTGCTGCAGGGACACATCAGGACCTGGGCGTAGGAGATGCGGTCCCCGTGAGTGGGCCCTGccacctgggtggggctggggtaccAGCCTCCCCAAGGATATCTCAAAAAGGGTCCAACTCATGGGAGGTGGTGCTGCCAGGAGATGGGAGGCTGGAAAGGCCAGGAGCCCCAGTGGCCTGAGCAGAACTCCAGCATCACCAGGGGCGAGGGTGGCAACATCATCTCCAGGTGTCTGCAACTGATTCCTCACTGAGCCCACTAGGGGGCAGCAGACACCCAGGCTGAAGGGCAAGGAGGCATCCGGCTCTTAGGAGCAGGCAAGGAGCACTTCCCATCCTAagtgtgggctgctcctggggacTGCAGTGTCCTGGGGTTGCCAGTACCTCTACAGAAACCAACGACTTGGAGCAGGGTTTGGGAGGCACAGCCAGAGGGCATGATGGACAAGTAGTCCATAGTTCTGACGTCCAGGGTCTCGGGGTGGAAGAACACCGACACCCATCTCTTCTCTCCTGGGGGCACGATGCCATGGGCCGTGGGGCACGAGAAGGCCTGGTCTTTGGCCAGTGTGTCTGAGGCCATTTCGATCCTGAAGGGGGCGCTCACCTGTGGGGCCAGGTGGGGGCAGGAAGGGTCAGGTCACAGGGTGGGGCAGTCTGCCATTATAGAGGTGCCCCACTCAGGGAGTGAGGGCAGCTGGCATCCAGCCTGCACCCCACTTGTCAGCTTtgagtgtggggtgaggccacgtccaccaggaggaaggaagggaccaAGCTGTGTGCCCTGCACTGGGACCACCCAGAGGGGGCACgcttttcttttcccaaagaaAGGATACATAAAGGATAGCTGGGGTCCTGGAGTCAGGACAATCTTAGAGCTGCTCTTGGGGTTGCTCTGGGGGTCAAGCCATACCCCAGTCCAGCCTCCagctgagaggagagggggacaCCTGTTGACACACGTGTGTATCAACAGACATAGGTTACGTGAGGCATGGGACCAAGGGTATGAAGAGAAAGAGGTATGCTGTAAAGGCGGTGGGTTTTCGGAGCACCCAGCCCTGTGGCCCCTGACTGAACAGTCCCTCGGGGTTGTTCTGCCCCCCCCCACATACACAGGTCGCATACCACCGACGGGTTATACAGCTTGATCTGCCTCTTGGCAGTGCAGCCCACAGCCACGGAGCCAAAGTGCAGCACTTTCTGGAAGCCTTCGACATCCTGGTCCTCTGGTCGCTTCTGCTTTATGCTCACCAGCAGCTGGGCGCATTTGGCTGGGGCAGAGATGGGAGGTCTTGAGGAGAAACCCACCAGGGCCCCTGCGGCCCCTGCTGAACAGCCCCTCGAAGAAAGCAGGGGTCCCCAGGGAAACATTGGCCTGTGACACCAAGGAGGGCAAAGAAAAGGCAAAGCCTGAGGGCGGGGGGAGGGCAGGAAGCTGCCGGAGGTCCCATGGGGGGCAGGCCAGGGTGGCAGGTGGGGTAGGTGGCACAGTGAGGCTTTGAGACCCAGGGAGGTGCACAGGTGAGCCCtggggacaggtgagagctcggGCCTCACCCACAGCCTGCAGCTGGATGCTGCTCTTCTGCTTGCTGCCCTCCCCGTACCAGCACGTGGCTGGAACTTCATAGATGATCGCCATAAGGGGCTGAATGGTCACCTTGATCTGGCAGGCCTGGCCTGGCTCCAGCAGCCCCGTGGTGGGCAGCATCTGGAACGGGCTGGGgaagtcccagctgaagaaggtgGGCAGGTCCCTGGAGGGGGGTGCAGGTCAGAGCCACCGGGCTCATTCTCACCACTGCCCTTGCTTTAGAAAGATGGAGATGCTGGGCAGCCCTCtctactccccccaccccctgccccctccagacACACCAGTCTCTCCCGCTCCCAGGAACCCTCCTCATGGTTCCCGCTCTGCACACTTCTGAGCCTCAGCCACTCCTCTCACCCCACATTGTCCAGGCAGAACCAGGCCTCGGCCGTGTCCCCCACGGCACACATGGGCAACTGCAGGAATGGTGGGCAGGTCAGATTGTGGCAAGGCAGGGTGGCCCTCAGGTCCACACAGAACATCCCCTCTGCTTTCTCAAACCACAGCTGGTCCATGTACTCCTTCTGCAGTGCGGGGGGTGGCGGGCAGAGGGAGTCCCTGGTCAGTGGTACCTGGGTGGGACTCAGGGACGACACATCCCACTCTAGCCCTTGGCCATCTCCCCAGCACAACCACTGAGGGATGGGCTGGGCCATGGCCCTCCATCTCAGTCTCTGAGGAGAGGGTCAGTTACCTATGCTCCAACACTGTCTTGGTCTCAGAGATATGGGGCCTCTTTTGTGAGGAACAACATATTTGGGGGAATGTTTTGAGAGTAGGAAGAGGCCAAGGAATCTAGGGCTTTCTGAGGGCTGATTCAGTAGCACAGCGTTTAACCTCCAACATCCAACTGGGAACCCCCTCTGTCTAGTGAGTTTAGGGTCTGAGCCCCTCCAGGGCTTCCCAAGCTGGAGTTTTTCCTCCAGCTggcaggctgtgtgtgtgtgggagctCCTTGCTGCTCTGCCCTGCCTCCTGTTCCAAGGTCACTGTGCCTGTGTCCCTCCCTGCTCTCTGCTCGCCGTGGCAGACCTTACCTCCTCCAGAGGCCGGAAGATGATGGGGAGCGTGAGGGTTATGCCCGGGCTCAGGAAGATAGGCTGAGGGATGACCGTGAAGAAGAACTTAGTCTTGGGGGGCCTGCGGGAGAGAGCCAGGAGATAAGCAATTCAGGATCATCGCTCAGAAAACTAGAACGAGGAGAAAGGTTAGGGAAGACCCTGGAAAGCTGAGGGGGCTGGGTCCTTAGGACTATGGAGGGGGAAACAAGGGGATTCTGTCACAGGAGGACCTGTCTCCCTCATCCTACAACTTTTCTGGCAGCCCTTCACTTCAGGATGTCAGAGCACTGAATGAATAGATGCGCTGCGAGGAAGCAGCACTGGTACCTCTGGTGCACGTGGGGGTCAGCAGGGACGGGGGTGGGGAAGGCTCCTTGATGTGACCTAGTGCCTGAGCGCTTAGCTGGGAAAAACCAAGGCTGAGAACAGAGGTACTGGGGATGCCTTTCCAAGGGCTCCAGGATGGGTCCAAACCACAGATCCTGCAGACTTCACAAATATTAATAAGATATTGCCAATAAGTCTGTACCAATAAATGTTAAACTTTAGatgaaagaaatacattcctAGGAAAGTATAACTtagcaaaactgactcaagaattATACAATAAATCTTACGGCCACCCTACCTAAAAATgatcaaagaaattgaataagtagtcaaaaatcttcccacaaaaaaCACTAGGCTGGATGACTTCACAGTAAGTCCTAACAAGCATTtgataaaaaaataattccagCCTTAATTTCCCGATAATATAAAATGAGGAACCACTGCCCAACATATTCTGTGAATCCATCATAACATTGTTACCAAATCCTGACAGAGGCAGGAGCcaagagaggaaacaaaaattacaggccaatctcACCCACAAACGAAATATTGGCCAAAAGAATTTAGCAATATCTAGAAAGGATACTCAATCATGCCCAAGTTGGGCTTATCCTAGGAATATTTAGGTTTagaaaaatcagttaatgtaatccaccatattaacaatttaagagaggaaaaattaaatgatcatttcaataaagaaaaatattagataaacttcaacatatatttatgagaaaaactctcagcaacctaggaatagaagggaatttccttaaCCTGATACAgtctaaaaagacaaaacagaacaaaacaactaCAGGAAACACCCAAATTAACGGTGAAACATTGGAATCTTTCACTTTGAGATCGTGAATAAAACAAGGCCGGCTTCTATAACCACTTCTGTTTAACAACAAGGAAAGATCAAGAAAGAAAAGGTAtaaggattggaaaggaagaaagaaaaatgccatttccgtataaaatataaatgtgtacATGGAAAAGAAGATTGACAAACAAATGATTAGAATTAATGAGAGGATGTATCAAGGTTGCTGGACACAATAAGGTTATGCACAAGACATCCACATAAAAAATGActtcctgggggccggcccagtggcgcaagcggttaagtgcacatgctccgtttcggcggcccggggttcgcaggttcggatcctggcgcacaccaatgcaccacttgtcacgccatgctgtagtggcgtcccatataaagtagaggaagacgagcacaaatgttagctcagggccaatcttcctcgcagaaaaaaaaaaagaggaggatcggcatcagattttagctcaggggtgatcttcctcacacacaaaaaaatgacttTCTAAAAAAATAGGAACATGCAGAAAATGAAACAACTTTAAGAGATACCATATATAAcatcatcaaaaatataaatacttgggaataaagcTAACTAAAGATACGTAAGACACCTCTGGAGAAAATTTTACACTTTATTGAGAGATATGGAAGAACACCTAAATAAATATCAAGATACACCAGTCTCCTGAATTGAAAGACTCAATTTTTAataatgtcaattctccccaaattcaattaaatcccaatcaaaatctcaaaaaGTTTTTTATGTGTAAGCTGATTTGAAGATTTATATGAAAGTTCAAAgggccaagaatagccaagacaatcgAATAAGAacgaagttggaggacttacactaccaTGTATCAAGCTTCACTATAAGCTCTAATAGTTAGTTCAGAATGATACTGACTCAGGGAGAGAGCGGTAGAGCAAGGAGAcaaaatagagagctcagaaatggccccacacatatacggacactCGCCATACATCAGCGGTGGGGGAGATCACCACAGACAGTATGAACTTTTCAATAGATGGTGTTGGGACAATCGGACATTTGGTTGaggaaaaaatgtcattggatcCCTACTTCAAACCATTCACAAAATTCAGTTCCatataaataaaagacaaatatgaaAGGCAAAATTATAAAGGTTTTAGAAGATACTGTGGGAGAATATCATGACCCAGGGAGGGGTAGAGAAGGACTTCTTAAGCAAGACAAAAAATTATcaaccataaaataaaaagatcaatacATTTGATTCCTTTGAAATGAAGAACTTTTCTTCAAAAGACATCAAGAGAGGAAAGGATAAGCAACAaggtgggagaagatatttacaacacATAACTGACAAAGGATTGGTACCCAGGATAAGAACtcctaataaaaaaagaaaaaaaaaaaaaaaagatgatctaGTAGAAAAATGGGGACAGACTTAAGCAGGAATTTCACAAACATTAACAcatgcacattcacattcaataacatacaaaaagaCACCCAACTGTAtcagtaatcagggaaatgcaaattaaaaccacaacaaattATCAttttggcaaaaattttaaatcgTGACAATAACAattgttggtaaagatgtggaggaatGAGAACGCATATgtggctggtgggaatataaacggATACGGGTACTTTGGAAAATAGGTACTTTAGCTACGCAAAGCAAATACGTACATGTTCTAAGTCACAGCAATTCTCCTCCTATGTATCTACCCTGGAAACACGCTTGTACTTGTGCAAGGGGAGATGCATACATGATTGTTGATAacagtcccaaactggaaacaacccaaacgtccctCAACAgaggaatgaatgaacacattATAATATAAGCATATGTTGGAATATTATACTGCAATTAAAAAGGATGAACTATAGCTGCACATGGATGAGTCTTCAAACATAATTgagcaaaataaaagaatgacAAAAGTATACCATATTATTCCACTTATCTAAAGTTCGTAAGAaggtaaaattaaattatatcattTAGGGACGCAAATATAGGTGGTTAATCTATTTGAGAAAAGCAAGGACATCATTATCATGATAGTGAGGATGGTGGGTACCTTTATGGGAAGGGAAGGTGTTCCAATAGGGGCGGGGCATGTAATGGGAGAAGGTGGGCTTCAGACACtgttattattccattattcAACCTGGTCGCATGGTTCCACTTTCAATAATTATCCAAACCGTACATGTCTTGTACACTCTTCTGATTTtacataacattttaaaagtttgtttttttttaagtgcctgCTTTGGGGGCTTGAGGGCTCGGGCGCTGGGTCTCTGACCCCGCCCACTGGTACCTGTACTTCATCTTCTGGATTTTCCAGGAGAGATTTTTCAGAACGAGGTTCTTGGTGATCTCCTTCCCTAGCTCCCAGCCTTTCCACTGCAGCTCCTCAGCCACCTCAATGCCCCAGATGACTCTCTTCCTCACtttgtcctgcttctctgggaaGCATATCTGAGTGTCCATGGAGCTGGCAGGCTGTTCAGTTGGCAGAGAGAagggggagaaggaaggatgCATTAGTGAGGTCTGAGTCAAACACCCAGAGAAGGGGCAAAGATCTCCCCACCTCCAGAAAGTAACGAATTACATCACCCCTTGCCCCTGGGGGATGGTCTGGAGAGAGAAGGTGAGGAGCAGGCAGGCCCTCGAGTTGGCTAT includes the following:
- the CFAP65 gene encoding cilia- and flagella-associated protein 65; translated protein: MLTQAAPLKRIRDSGDSTMNSGSCLSASTMAIPTIAGSSAAMSACSSSSISARPASSMDTQICFPEKQDKVRKRVIWGIEVAEELQWKGWELGKEITKNLVLKNLSWKIQKMKYRYQWAGSETQRPSPQAPKAGT